In Eschrichtius robustus isolate mEscRob2 chromosome 11, mEscRob2.pri, whole genome shotgun sequence, the following proteins share a genomic window:
- the LOC137772255 gene encoding zinc finger protein 708-like, with amino-acid sequence MSESQRFENEGKKSHYDQFERSFSKGSLFFNQQIFSPSSNICNVDDDGGVFIQPSSFKGYYSIDDMEQPYTCNQTSEALSESSIFNNYNSIYNGARIYPYIESGTNFDQDSSLMKHQRTQFSENHYKGNECRNVFYQSSNLITHKNIHIGENNYKFSECGKVFNQSSRVTQHPSIHAREERYKCNACGKVFNQLLNPNRHREIHTRGKHYRCEECGKALNRHSSLTRHQRIHTAEKPYKCTECGKAFNRRSYLALRIHTGEKPYKCKECGKAFNCHSNLTRHERIHTEKELYKCTECGKAFNRRSYFTQHQRPHTGKKPFKCKECGKAFNCHSNLIRHKIIHTAEKPYKYR; translated from the coding sequence ATGTCTGAAAGCCAGAGatttgaaaatgaaggaaaaaaatctcattatgaCCAGTTTGAGAGATCCTTTAGCAAGGGCTCATTATTTTTCaaccaacaaatattttctccctcttccaaTATCTGTAATGTTGATGACGATGGGGGAGTCTTTATCCAACCATCATCATTCAAAGGGTATTACAGTATAGATGATATGGAGCAACCTTACACATGTAATCAAACAAGTGAGGCCTTAAGTGAGAGCTCTATCTTCAATAATTACAACAGTATTTATAATGGAGCGAGAATCTATCCATACATTGAATCTGGGACTAACTTTGACCAAGACTCAAGTCTCATGAAACATCAGAGAACTCAATTTTCAGAGAACCATTATAAAGGGAATGAATGTAGAAATGTCTTTTATCAAAGCTCAAATCTTATTACACATAAGAATATCCATATtggagaaaataattacaaatttagTGAATGTGGTAAAGTTTTTAACCAGTCTTCGAGAGTTACTCAACATCCGAGTATTCATGCTAGGGAGGAACGTTACAAGTGTAATGCATGTGGGAAAGTCTTTAATCAATTATTAAATCCAAATAGACATAGGGAAATCCATACCAGAGGGAAACATTACAGATGTGAAGAATGTGGCAAAGCCCTTAACCGACACTCAAGCCTTACtcgacatcagagaattcatactgcaGAGAAGCCTTACAAATGTACAGAATGTGGCAAAGCCTTTAACAGGCGTTCATATCTTGCTCTgcgaattcatactggagagaaaccttataaatgtaaaGAATGTGGCAAAGCCTTTAACTGCCACTCGAATCTTACCCGTCATGAGAGAATTCATACTGAGAAGGAACTATATAAATGTACAGAATGTGGCAAAGCCTTTAACAGGCGTTCATATTTTACTCAGCATCAGAGACCTCACACTGGAAAGAAACCTTTCAAATGTAAAGAATGTGGCAAAGCTTTTAATTGCCACTCAAACCTTATTCGACATAAGATAATTCATACTGCAGAGAAGCCTTACAAATATAGATAA